In Candidatus Binatia bacterium, a single genomic region encodes these proteins:
- a CDS encoding HlyD family efflux transporter periplasmic adaptor subunit produces the protein MKRLPAIAAIVLVLAGVVFFVVHRDHRSGGKYTGFVEGEERVLRSEVSGRVLDIVFHEGDSVPAGAVIARLDDADISARAKSARDQVDVLTRQIEQAVIDADLREATWKQDLRTRQAESDQARADVDLAVRTAEREETLAKSGATTKQFLDDTRNRLSAARSASERASGVLERTRAEEATITSARAKVDVLREQKELAESQLAELEVTHGKFQIHAPAVATVVQTQLLWPGELAQPGTPVLSVLDPRDKYVQIYVPVPDLGRIHVGTKMDIDLDSQPDKRWPGEVSFVADRANFTPEKIETRSDRVGQVYRVKVRIVEGVESFLPGAEADVYLKDEGAR, from the coding sequence ATGAAACGCCTGCCCGCAATCGCTGCCATCGTCCTCGTCCTTGCCGGGGTGGTCTTCTTCGTGGTCCATCGCGACCACCGCAGCGGCGGCAAGTACACCGGATTCGTCGAAGGCGAGGAGCGGGTGCTAAGAAGCGAAGTCTCCGGCCGCGTCCTCGACATCGTGTTCCACGAAGGGGACTCGGTGCCGGCCGGCGCGGTCATCGCCCGCCTCGACGACGCCGACATTTCGGCGCGCGCCAAGTCGGCCAGGGACCAGGTCGACGTGCTGACGCGCCAGATCGAACAGGCCGTCATCGACGCCGATCTTCGCGAAGCGACGTGGAAACAGGACTTGAGGACGCGACAGGCCGAGTCCGACCAGGCCAGGGCCGACGTGGACCTCGCGGTGCGTACCGCCGAGCGCGAGGAGACGCTCGCCAAGAGCGGAGCGACGACGAAACAGTTCCTGGACGACACGCGAAACAGGCTTTCGGCCGCAAGGAGCGCTTCCGAGCGCGCTTCGGGCGTGCTCGAGCGCACGCGCGCCGAAGAAGCGACGATCACGTCGGCGCGCGCGAAAGTCGACGTGCTGAGGGAACAGAAGGAGCTGGCCGAAAGTCAGCTTGCCGAGCTCGAGGTCACGCACGGCAAGTTCCAGATCCACGCTCCGGCAGTGGCTACGGTGGTGCAGACCCAGCTGCTGTGGCCGGGAGAGCTGGCCCAGCCCGGCACACCGGTGCTGTCGGTGCTCGATCCGCGCGACAAGTACGTGCAGATCTACGTTCCGGTGCCGGATCTCGGCCGCATCCACGTCGGAACGAAGATGGACATCGATCTCGACTCCCAGCCCGACAAGCGCTGGCCGGGAGAAGTCTCGTTCGTTGCCGATCGTGCCAACTTCACGCCCGAAAAAATCGAAACGCGCAGCGACCGCGTCGGGCAGGTCTACCGCGTCAAGGTGCGCATCGTCGAAGGAGTCGAGTCGTTCCTGCCGGGCGCCGAGGCCGACGTGTACCTGAAGGACGAGGGAGCGAGGTGA
- a CDS encoding TolC family protein, translated as MTQRLIATTWLVPASCCVLFGCSVLGPSGNGGWSGERRSQEIDHARQMSRAVLASTEANTAAQAETPVSSATESVATAPVARTLDLGAALDLASRNNRGIAIAQENVAEAAGNVAIARSALLPTPSVQAVYDWYSDKETNSIKLDPSLFPPGTTLPVVTVRQQEFATVNAAVSLAIDISGQLMHVLESSQASYRAESARAWATRLQEERDVVAAYFGLLEAKSLLEVNLQTVSLHERQLADAQNRFDQGRLTRNEVLVVDVALANSRQNSLRLANVVSSARRDLNRVTGLEIGDDTDARDVASRPGLPTLDGALAAARAKNPLVTSLVEEVQAADERLTAARRARLPQFGATGGYSTTTADTLHPRDYGAVGVTMNVDLYSFRREGEIARLDSESHRSRLLLDRLVRDIEAMVRDSHDRVRERLSAIDTARVATDQADENLRIRQVQFREGRATSEDLLDAAELAARQRAQLASALYEAHERRAELQQLMGEPLGNLLAEGSVPAAASRPPALAAPGTTSAAPAPPPSSTSPAPFVEPPVPSTEPSRTSQGDSER; from the coding sequence GTGACGCAGCGACTGATTGCAACAACCTGGCTCGTCCCCGCGAGCTGCTGCGTCCTTTTCGGTTGCAGCGTGCTCGGCCCGTCGGGAAACGGAGGCTGGTCCGGTGAGCGCCGCTCGCAGGAGATCGACCACGCCCGGCAGATGAGCCGCGCCGTCCTCGCGAGCACCGAAGCGAACACGGCCGCGCAAGCCGAGACGCCTGTGAGTAGCGCCACAGAAAGCGTCGCAACTGCGCCCGTCGCACGCACTCTCGACCTTGGCGCAGCGCTCGACCTGGCGTCCCGCAACAACCGCGGCATCGCGATTGCGCAGGAAAACGTCGCCGAAGCCGCCGGCAACGTCGCGATTGCACGGTCGGCGCTTCTGCCGACGCCGTCCGTACAGGCCGTCTACGACTGGTACAGCGACAAGGAGACGAACTCGATCAAGCTCGATCCGTCGCTGTTCCCGCCGGGCACGACGCTGCCGGTGGTCACCGTGCGCCAGCAGGAGTTCGCGACCGTCAATGCCGCCGTCAGCCTGGCCATCGACATCAGCGGGCAGCTGATGCACGTCCTCGAGTCTTCCCAGGCCTCCTATCGCGCCGAGAGCGCCCGCGCGTGGGCGACGCGCCTTCAGGAAGAGCGCGACGTCGTCGCGGCGTATTTCGGGCTGCTCGAAGCCAAGAGCCTTCTCGAGGTCAACCTGCAGACCGTGTCGCTGCACGAGCGCCAGCTCGCCGATGCGCAGAACCGCTTCGACCAGGGACGTCTGACGCGCAACGAGGTTCTCGTCGTCGACGTCGCGCTGGCCAATTCGCGCCAGAACAGCCTGCGCCTGGCAAACGTCGTCTCCTCGGCTCGCCGCGATCTCAACCGCGTCACCGGCCTGGAGATCGGCGACGACACCGACGCCCGCGACGTCGCGTCACGTCCGGGCCTTCCGACGCTCGACGGCGCGCTTGCGGCGGCACGTGCGAAGAACCCGCTGGTCACTTCGCTCGTCGAGGAAGTCCAGGCCGCCGACGAAAGGCTGACTGCTGCCCGCCGTGCCCGCCTGCCGCAATTCGGAGCGACCGGCGGCTACAGTACGACGACGGCCGACACCCTCCATCCGCGCGACTATGGTGCCGTTGGTGTCACGATGAACGTCGACCTCTACAGCTTCCGCCGCGAAGGCGAGATCGCGCGCCTGGATTCGGAGAGCCACCGCTCGCGCCTGCTGCTGGACCGCCTCGTGCGCGACATCGAAGCAATGGTTCGCGACAGCCACGACCGCGTGCGCGAGAGACTGTCGGCGATCGATACCGCACGCGTCGCCACCGACCAGGCCGACGAGAACCTTCGCATCCGCCAGGTACAGTTCCGCGAAGGCCGCGCCACCAGCGAGGACCTGCTCGACGCCGCCGAGCTGGCCGCGCGCCAGCGTGCCCAGCTCGCCTCGGCGCTCTACGAGGCCCACGAGCGCCGTGCCGAGCTTCAGCAGTTGATGGGCGAGCCGCTGGGCAACCTCCTTGCCGAGGGGTCGGTCCCGGCGGCTGCGTCGCGACCCCCCGCCCTCGCCGCGCCCGGGACGACCAGCGCGGCGCCCGCGCCGCCGCCCTCTTCGACGTCGCCCGCGCCTTTCGTCGAACCGCCGGTGCCTTCGACCGAGCCTTCCCGCACGAGCCAAGGAGACAGCGAACGATGA
- a CDS encoding cytochrome P450, with product MKPRQVLSVDEIDLSSIAFWERPLDEREGAFQTLRSQRPISFCAEPEVPGLDKGPGYWALTRHADVLTVSRNPEIFSSARGGVNVIDQPADFGEFFGSMIVMDDPRHARLRRIVSKGFTPAMLRKVEDNVETAAAGIIDAVIRQGSCDFVSDIAAALPLKIICDMMGIPESDYRFVFDRTNIILGAGDPEYVPDPLSVIPALLQAGQDLSELMQNLARFRREKPTEDLTSALIHAEVDGERLTDQEVGSFFVLLVAAGNETTRNAISHGMKALCDFPDQKRLWQSSFDRYAPTAVEEIVRWASPVIHFRRTATADAEISGQKIREGEKVVMWYNSANRDEKVWADPFAFRIDRTPNEHVGFGGPGPHFCMGAHLARREITVMFRQLFRRLPDLEVTAPPARLLSFFIHGIKRMPCEFTAGGTVAA from the coding sequence ATGAAACCTCGCCAGGTCCTGTCCGTCGACGAGATCGACCTTTCTTCCATTGCGTTCTGGGAACGTCCCCTCGACGAGCGCGAAGGCGCATTCCAGACGCTGCGCAGCCAGAGGCCGATCTCGTTCTGCGCGGAGCCCGAGGTACCCGGTCTCGACAAGGGCCCCGGCTACTGGGCGCTGACGCGCCACGCCGACGTGCTCACCGTCAGCCGCAACCCGGAGATCTTTTCGTCGGCGCGCGGCGGCGTGAACGTCATCGACCAGCCCGCCGACTTCGGCGAGTTCTTCGGCTCGATGATCGTCATGGACGATCCGCGCCACGCGCGCTTGCGGCGCATCGTTTCCAAGGGCTTCACGCCGGCGATGCTGCGCAAGGTCGAGGACAACGTCGAGACGGCCGCCGCCGGCATCATCGACGCGGTGATCCGGCAAGGCTCCTGCGATTTCGTCTCCGACATCGCCGCCGCGCTGCCGCTGAAGATCATTTGCGACATGATGGGCATCCCCGAGTCGGACTACCGCTTCGTGTTCGACCGCACGAACATCATCCTCGGTGCCGGCGATCCCGAGTACGTGCCCGATCCGCTGTCGGTGATCCCTGCGCTGCTGCAGGCCGGGCAGGACCTGTCGGAGCTGATGCAGAACCTGGCGCGCTTCCGCCGCGAAAAGCCCACCGAGGACCTCACGTCCGCGCTGATCCACGCCGAAGTCGACGGCGAGAGGCTCACCGACCAGGAAGTCGGCTCTTTCTTCGTGCTGCTCGTCGCAGCGGGCAATGAGACCACCCGCAACGCGATCAGCCACGGCATGAAGGCGCTTTGCGACTTCCCCGACCAGAAGCGCCTGTGGCAGTCGAGCTTCGATCGCTACGCACCGACGGCGGTCGAGGAGATCGTCCGCTGGGCATCGCCGGTGATCCATTTCCGGCGTACCGCCACTGCCGACGCCGAGATCAGCGGCCAGAAAATTCGCGAAGGCGAGAAAGTGGTCATGTGGTACAACTCGGCCAACCGCGACGAGAAGGTCTGGGCCGATCCCTTCGCGTTCCGCATCGACCGCACGCCGAACGAGCACGTCGGTTTCGGCGGTCCCGGACCTCATTTCTGCATGGGCGCCCACCTCGCACGCCGCGAGATCACCGTGATGTTCCGCCAGCTCTTCCGGCGCCTGCCCGACCTCGAGGTCACGGCGCCGCCGGCGCGCCTGCTGTCGTTCTTCATCCACGGCATCAAGCGCATGCCTTGCGAGTTCACTGCCGGCGGCACGGTCGCCGCCTGA